A region from the Citrobacter telavivensis genome encodes:
- a CDS encoding Rpn family recombination-promoting nuclease/putative transposase, translating into MNTASSATPHDAIFKTFLSHPATAQDFLQLHLPASLRALCDLQTLKLEPTSFIEEELRAYYCDVLWSLKTREGEGYIYVVIEHQSTADPHMAFRLMRYAIAAMQRHLDAGHQTLPLVIPMLFYHGTVSPYPFSLCWLDEFDDPEAARRLYGAALPLVDITVVPDDEIMQHRRVALLELVQKHIRKRDLMGLVEKLATLLITGHANDNQLKALFNYLLQAGDTDRFRDFIHGMAERLPEHKESLMTIAERLRQEGHCNGLQEGHINGLQEGLEKGLQQGKREEALRIATTMLTDGIDRQTILRITGLTADDLITQNH; encoded by the coding sequence ATGAATACGGCCTCCAGCGCGACACCGCACGATGCGATATTCAAAACATTTTTGAGCCACCCGGCGACCGCGCAGGATTTTCTTCAACTCCACCTTCCTGCCTCCTTGCGTGCGCTTTGCGACCTGCAGACGCTGAAACTGGAACCGACGAGTTTTATTGAGGAAGAGTTGCGCGCGTACTATTGCGATGTGCTGTGGTCACTAAAAACCCGCGAAGGAGAGGGGTATATCTACGTCGTCATTGAACATCAGAGCACCGCCGATCCGCATATGGCATTCCGTCTCATGCGCTACGCCATTGCGGCAATGCAACGACATCTGGATGCCGGCCACCAGACGCTCCCCCTGGTGATACCTATGCTGTTTTATCACGGTACGGTCAGCCCCTACCCCTTTTCACTCTGCTGGCTGGACGAATTTGATGACCCGGAAGCCGCACGACGACTGTATGGCGCAGCGTTACCACTGGTGGATATTACCGTCGTTCCTGATGACGAGATTATGCAACATCGTCGTGTGGCACTACTGGAACTGGTGCAAAAGCATATCCGTAAGCGGGATTTAATGGGATTAGTGGAAAAACTGGCGACGCTGCTTATTACGGGGCACGCTAATGACAACCAACTGAAAGCCCTGTTTAATTATCTGCTGCAGGCGGGTGACACCGATCGCTTTCGCGATTTTATACATGGCATGGCCGAACGATTACCCGAACACAAGGAGAGCTTGATGACTATTGCCGAGAGATTACGTCAGGAAGGGCATTGTAATGGTCTTCAGGAGGGTCATATCAATGGATTACAAGAAGGCCTGGAAAAGGGCTTGCAGCAGGGTAAACGCGAGGAAGCACTGCGCATCGCTACCACCATGCTGACTGATGGCATCGACCGCCAGACCATTCTCAGAATCACCGGGCTTACCGCCGATGACTTGATCACGCAGAACCATTAA
- the feoC gene encoding [Fe-S]-dependent transcriptional repressor FeoC has protein sequence MASLIQVRDLLALRGRMEAEQISHTLHTPQPMIDAMLKQLETMGKAMRIQEEPGGCLSGSCKSCPEGKACLREWWALR, from the coding sequence ATGGCTTCGCTAATTCAGGTTCGCGATTTACTGGCCTTACGGGGACGCATGGAGGCAGAGCAAATCAGCCATACATTGCATACGCCGCAGCCGATGATCGACGCCATGCTCAAGCAACTGGAGACGATGGGTAAAGCGATGCGGATTCAGGAAGAGCCTGGCGGCTGTCTCTCCGGAAGCTGCAAAAGTTGCCCGGAAGGCAAAGCCTGCCTGCGCGAATGGTGGGCGCTGCGTTAA